The DNA region CCCCAGCCGGGGACGGCGTCGACCGTCAGCCGGCCCGCCAGGGCGGCGATCCGGTCGGCGGTGCGGTGGACGGCGAGCGCGTCCGGAGTGAGCAGCCCCGGACCGTCGTCCCGGACGACGGCGCGCAGCGTGCCGTCCACGAACTGCCAGCTCACGTGGAGACGCCCCAGCCCGTCCTGCTCCAGCATGGCCAGCACGGTGGACCGGACGGCCGCCCGCGCGGTGTGCGCGGTGTCGGCGGGGACGGACCGGTCGCCGGCCGTCGGCGCCAGCAGGTCCAGGCGGACCGGGGTGTGCCGCAGCAGCGGCCGCAGCACGTCGGCGAGACGGGCGAACGCGGTGGCCGCGGGCTCCTCGCTCAGCTCGCGGTCGAGGTCGGCGGCGCCGCGCAGGTCCAGCAGGGCGGTGACGGCCAGTTCGGTGGCGCTGCGCCGGGCGGTGGTGTCGTCCAGGGCGGCGGAGCGCAGCGGCGCGAGGATCGCCGAGAGCGCGGAGGCGTGCGCGCCGCTCAGCTCGGCGATCGCGCGGGCCCGCGCGCCGGCCGAGGCGCGGGAGGCGGCGGCGTGCGCCGGGGCCGCGTCGATGGCCCGGTGGTGCGAGTGGGTGGTCACCAGCTCCCACAGCTGCTGGAGCAGGCCGAGCGTCGGTTCGGGCAGCGGAGCGGGTGACCCGGTCGTGGCCCGCACCAGCACCAGCAGCGCACCGTTGCTGCCGGCCGGTGCCGAGGCCACCGCGACCGCCGGCCGGGAGCGCCCGGCGAGGACCGCCTCGCCCTGCCACGGCCGGCCGGGCGGCACCGACTCGGCGAGCCGGGCGAGTTCGGGGCTGGTGATCCGGGCGGCGAGCTCCTCGGGGCCGAAGGCGCTCGTCGGGGAGTAGGTGCAGACGCCGCTGAGCTGGGCGAGTGCGACGTGGGGGACGAGGTCGGCGAGCACCTCCGAGAGCCTCGTCATGATCGCCGGGCGGGGGGTGCGCAGCACCTCCACGACGCGGGCCAGCGCGGCCTCGGGGCGGTCCCAGGGGGACGGGGCCGGTTCGCCGCCGCGGGTCCGGTCGGC from Kitasatospora sp. NBC_00458 includes:
- a CDS encoding helix-turn-helix transcriptional regulator translates to MVEQARATDRARATAPSRRAEQARAAEQPRTPDRTRTPDRPRGADRTRGGEPAPSPWDRPEAALARVVEVLRTPRPAIMTRLSEVLADLVPHVALAQLSGVCTYSPTSAFGPEELAARITSPELARLAESVPPGRPWQGEAVLAGRSRPAVAVASAPAGSNGALLVLVRATTGSPAPLPEPTLGLLQQLWELVTTHSHHRAIDAAPAHAAASRASAGARARAIAELSGAHASALSAILAPLRSAALDDTTARRSATELAVTALLDLRGAADLDRELSEEPAATAFARLADVLRPLLRHTPVRLDLLAPTAGDRSVPADTAHTARAAVRSTVLAMLEQDGLGRLHVSWQFVDGTLRAVVRDDGPGLLTPDALAVHRTADRIAALAGRLTVDAVPGWGTTVTVDLPLHVAVAPAASVDPLEGLQPRELEVLDQLAQGRRNREIAQALHISESTVKFHVANILAKLGVASRGEAAALAHRAGLPSTPPPLYAAS